tatgtatgcattttatagatagtaccaaactttgaaatttaaaataaataaaataaaacttcaaagaaacgtatttgcatacatatatgggacaactaagttctattgcatctttaataaatatagtgttgcacgcatacatatgtatgcactgaagcaacatgacctacctcacgagcctcgccttatcatatttcatgcaataattagggagtaaatattcgaattatcgaattcctgcaaatgctaaaagaacttcttctgcatatgcatcgacgtatgtgcatgtgcgtatatgcacacttgatgccctaactaTATCTATCTATGTACATTCAATTgatcaatcaataaattctgtatacaaaacgcttcattaccaggcacacaggaagatggcatatgcaaatataaatattgaattcaagcaaaacaatgcttattaatatacacatatgcatgtacatacaaccgcacacacagggcattcgctttattcctcaaaatgcgtatgtcgttcaaagctaaaattctatgcccagcgactacaagaacaaaatgcagtcatagacgcaggcgtagcggccatcattctagttgccatagcgctgaacagtcgcggcggcgccgaacagtttcaactattgttctgtgcaacaaaaactcatcttcaaaaaattcattgataaattcgagctcatagttctaagagcaagaactttcattcataaaacgagccgcccatatgccaattttctcgacaatttgaaattagtcaatattggaatatttcgcgaagaattatttgccaatatttgataaatcttcaatttttgtcaagtcgagtgcccgcggcatcgtacatatgtatgcaaaaatatatgtatgtaaatatgtcgttctaaatgctcgacagccgcagctgatgtgcgtcaagtgcgcgcatgagcatacagtaagttgcagaagaaaacaagtagcttaaaaaaaaggtctgattcagtattaaaatgtactaagataaaatttggaaacaattattttatgttaactgatagtaggcaaatagttaattagtagattactttacgtatgtagtttttcaatgataaaaagtgcacaaaacatatgcatatatctgcagttagaaacttactctgaaatcagagcatttgaagatgcctgtaacatttcaagcttactgtacatacaatgctgtgccaatgaatgtgcgctgcgccatgagtgcgcgctggatttcttgcgaagttttaccgttttatcttgagctgtggctggtgagcacacatacacacagcatatacatatgcgcaaatgtatataaattcacaaatgtatataaattcacaaatttacatttgcatatgccatcttcctgtgcgcctggtaatgaagcgtttgctatagaggattttgattcagttgaaggtaattcaacaaagttttacagacaccagacagacagacataacatatgtacataatttggatgatttggagaaattcaaatatataggtcatattaaaaagctacctaacattctttgcttctaatcaccaacaaattcttatcgactgctgctaaatttacataattcagcccctcactgttaatttttgttgaaaaatctgtctatggtgaattgtcttcgcgagacgagtacccctcgaaaatgaacactttccagtcattaagacttctctattcattaacgttctctgcattttttgtttacaaacaagTATGTAAGGTacgccaataaaaataaatccaaagCAAACCCGGTAAATGTATCAGAAATATGTTCTATGCGCAAATTTGTCTGGCACAAAAGTATTAGCTAATTAATATTCTAATTCGTCTCTCAAACTAATATTTGCAGTAGAAATTGTTCGCTAGTTCTATGAATTAGTTCAACAGATATTCCTTTGTGCAAAAGATGTTTCAGGTGTATGCTTTTTTACATAGACGTTGTAGTTCTTTAAGATGCTATAGCGAAAAAGtaagtggtattttatttttgttactttaGAGCTatcaagttttaactatttgaTTCGCGTACATATTCCTTTATACATAATTTAACAGCCTTATAAACGAATCATAAGATCAGTGCGTCAAGGTGTTATTGCCGGACGAGAGGATCACCTATCAAATGGGATgccatattattattttcgagGAGTGCCCTATGCAGTTCCGCCACTTCGAGAATTGCGTTTCAAGGTAGTAGAGCTTCTTGTGCGTATATATGTCATGTgtgcgtgcatacatatgtatgtatatgtaaaaactTAGCTCAATCTTTCAGTCGCCTGTTTCGTTGGAATGCTTCGATCGTCCCTTGCTAGACTGTACGCACTTCAGAGATCCATGTCCACAACGTGAagcaataacaaacaaaattttgggtACGGAGGACTGTCTGCATCTCAATATTTATGCCCCAGCAAAATGCACCGCGGAGCCACTGCCAGTTATGGTCTGGATACATGGCGGTGGATTTACTGCAGATACTGGCAATAAGTATGTTTGTTATATAAAGCCATATTTTCACATTAATTTAGtgtttcgaaaaccctttcAATCATATGCTGCCGATTTGCATTAAGAACTAAGTTTTTCAAGTTTGTTACGATAATTTGAAATACGAAATGCGTGAGtataaaatggattttaaatattgaattgtTGATAGGCCTGCTTAGCAAAATCGTATgcatatacgaggggtgccttttatatttcgggattagagaacaaaaacaaattttaataatcgaaaatcactttattgtttttcaaaatattctccatgaagatctatacacttttgcatgcgtttgaaccaattgtcgaagcacttttgccactctgaatgacgTACCTCCagaacatgcattctgaatgccgcaaccgctttttCAGATGTCGAAAaagttgacctctcagtttgttttttacgtacgggaatacgagtaaaaagaagtcattcggtgccaagtcaggacaatacgacggatgacccattaattcgatattttgggTGCTccaaaatgcagttgtttgagccgatgtgtgagagctcgcattgtcctggtgaagagtgatccgtctttggcgattggtttttctaatttcttggaagacaactggcaaagaaatggttgtgtaccactcagaatttactgttctgcgttgttctagtggtacggttgcgacatgtccagtttttccgaaaaaacaggcgaccatttgcttggaagtgcttcgtgcgcgaacaacttttgttggatttggctcatcttgaaacacccatacagtcgactgctgtttactttcgggctcatacgcgtaaatccatgattcatcacctgtcacgatgtcatagatgtgtttcgaagccccacgatcgtattttttgagcgattgacaaattgtgtgggatccaacgcgaacaaatttttttgacagtcaaatgtttatgcaatattgaatgtatgctggtcccacgaatgcctaagattgtctcaatctcatgataggtcacatgacgatctagcaatatcagttcgcgcacagcatcaatggttttcggaacaacaactgattttggatgaccttcacgaaattcgtcgtGGAGTGAACTAcaaccataccatcgataaatactggtccttgatggagcttcatcgccaaaaaatgaattaagttcatccatgcaatgttgctgagttaatctacgtcaaaagttgtaaaaaataatcgcacgaaaatgttcacgatttaattccatttttggaccgagatgaatcttttaagttactgtgaacaacacaaatagcgctggtatttcaaaacgttctgagtacgtaaaagccaaaaaaggtcaaactttgcgatacagctgtcagctgccagattgcaacaccagggttgccaaatcccgacatataaaaggcacccctcgtatacgtacatacgtatgtatacgtTTATTTCTAAATCAGTTCTTGTGCTTCTTTTCAAGTCCACTCCTTGGACTTCTCTTCCGCACtttgatttatttcaatatttcactgtcaaattgtacatatatataatatgtaacataacataatatattgaaaaatgaaagaaacgcagaaattttatttgttaaagcAGACAATTCTTCGTTCTTTCTCTTTTCTCGCCCAATATAATTTGTTGTGATTCACAGCCGTTAGCTCTGTTATTACAGTCACAATTgtcgtttttctatttttgtatttttaaattttttatttttttttagtatgctCCAAAAACTTATAGAGATAAACGGGTTAGAACATCCCATACAAAAACCAATTGAAACCAAAGGCTAATAATTTATAagataattaaaagaaaacgaGAAATCAAAGGAAATTATCTCGAAATAGCCATTATATAGTCATTACCTTCCCTAACTTTTATATATTCGAAGCCACATTCCTGGTAAtcggatacatacatacatatatacactatGGGTGCCATGGCGTATGGGTGACATTAGTAAGGCTTTGAATATTGCTATATACTCAAAATACTCCCTCTGCCCATAATTTTATGTATCcccttaaaaattataaatctaattcgatattttcttctattctatataaatacatacaatccATATTTCTTATTCTCTTACTGAATGTCTTCATGCACAACCAGTAATAAggtatatctatgtatgtataagtattataattctgcaaaactaaatttttttgaacgtattattaataataaactcTGAAAATTATATAACTAATTCCGTTTCAGGTATCTACCGCTGAGCCTTTTGGAGGAAGGTGTGATTGTGGTTACATTAAACTATCGTTTAGGCGCTTGGGGTTTTCTATGCTTGCCTGAGGCAGGTATTTGGGGAAACGCTGGTCTCAAAGATCAGGTACATTTTTAATATAGCATATAGATATTTCGATATTAATATTATCGTTTATTCCTGTAGCGTCTTGCACTGCAGTGGGTTCATGAGAACATCGAAAACTTCAACGGTGACCCCAATAACGTTACATTGTTCGGAGAAAGCGCTGGCGCAGTATGCGTGCAGATGCATATGTTAACTTCACAAGCAAGTAAATTCTTTCATAAAGCCATAATGCAAAGTGGTTCCGCTAATATAGAGTGGTCATTTCAACGCAAACCGAAGGCGAAAGTGCGTCACTTATGTGAACTGCTCGGTTGTAAGTCAAAAGGCCCGAAGGCAATGCTCGAATTTTTGCAGTCACCCGAAAAGGTAACTCCTGAGGCAGTTTTGCGCATGTCATTATCTTTACTCTTACCCGATGAACGACGTCGTGGACCGCCTTTCCCGCTACGGCCTGTACTCGAAGATTCGAGCAGCCCAGATGCCTTCATTAGTAGTCCGGTATTAGAATTAATGCGCCAGAGAGACACTCTTACTATACCTACGATGATTGGCTACAACTCCGGAGAAGGTCTTACACTTTTAAGGCATTCGATGAAACAAATGAAGAAAGTCGATGAAGATCTTCAGCGCTTTGTTCCTCGTAACATCTCACTGTCTGCCGAACAACCGGAAATGAAAGTGTTGACACAAAAAGTTCGTGAATTCTATTTCGGAGGGCGTAAAATTACACTAGAGCACCTTCAAAGCCTATGTAATTTAGTAACAGACTATCATTTCCTCATCGATATACACTTAGCGACAGAATTACAAGCGATACATCAACCGCGTGCTCCACTCTACGCCTATCGCTTTGATTATACGGGCGGTCGTGACTTTTACAAgcgattttttgcatttgagcATCTAAATGGTGCCTGTCACGCAGATGAACTTCATTACCTCTTCCAACTGCAGAATGATGATCTGAACACACTTGAAGAATATGACGCACAAATCACCAAACGACTAAGTGCAATGTGGGCCAACTTTGCGCGTCATGGTGAACCAACTCCTCAAAATAGTAACGTAGCAAAAGAGCTCGGATTTACATGGACCCCTGTTAGGGATGCGTCGGAGGGAGATTATTCTAAATTAGACTATTTTATTATTGATCGGAAATGTAGTATGCGCCAAGATCCTGACAAAGATCGCATGGAATTCTGGGATGAAATATATCGAACATATCCTCCATTAGACTATTCAAAACTAAATGGAACTacctaaaatttgtttattatttattggatTAAATTGtctaaagtttaaattttttttataacgctAGCCAATTTTTGGGACTTAAAGCTAAAgcattaacaaaaaagttgtaaaaaatattattaataagagAGAATTGAATGGAAACCACTCGGAAATATAATTTAGATAATATGAACATCAGTTAGAGATAGAGCAACTCATTTTAGTACCTATCCTTGTTGGATAGGTGTGGGCTGACATGAAAAATTACTAGACATGAGATCAGTAAAAAGTTACACCGATATAGTACAGGTGCAAAGGAAACAGAACATACTCTCGTGAGAATACCAAAAGCTTTTGAacccttaaaaataaataaataattgtggcgagcttcttctatttgtggggTACGTCCCACAAATAgcgagacctacagttttaggctCGCAGCAACCCATCGGCTATGGCGACCTTTACTCCTaacattaataacaaaaattctaCCATCcgtaaagtaatttttctttcgCTTGGACATAACTGTAGTAAATGCTTCATTTGCAATTCTGATgaattaagcatttttttggaataactGTGCGCTCCTAAAATAATTTCTGTGGTATGCGTTTTGGAATTGTTTAAAACTTTGTCGGAAGCGTTATTTTTCTCAAAGGTAAGCCCAGGAGTTAAAGTCCTGGGTCAGCCCATTAAAAGCGagacaaatatatgcaaaagaGTCGCCTCCAATTGTTATTAGAGAAATAAATGGAATTTGTCAAatgtttcaacaaaaatgtataccaTTGCGATAAACGAGACTGAAAAGTACATGTATTGAAATTTGTACGCCACCTGATCACTTGCAATGGCCAAGGATTATTCGATTATAAACGCCAAACTCTAAATCAATACTGTTGTCTCCATATTCTTATGCTTGCATATTATGTGAAACGCGtggaaatttttatatgtatgtataatgtgTAAATAAAGAAATGCATATTAACAAAAGACGCCTAATCCTGATTGTAGTTTGATAatcaatgttgccattgatattacATTATTTCTCTCTTATATGAAAAACTAGGAAAACTTGAAACAAATTTCACATATTTAGTTACTCATGATTCccacaaataaatttatgctTGAGATTAATAATAATGGGAAGCATTATTTCGGCCTCCCTACTATAAGTATTCAGGCGAAAATTTCAagccttttttaaacttctaacTAACGAATGCGTGCgtagtaaatataaataagaaagaaatacgaaagaatagcgatcgcaaatctccgagtgtatttctgccataaacaagcttctcataaaaaatatctgcttgaaactgtaggtccctccatttgtgaaacaacatcaagacgcaagcaacaaataggaggaggaactcggccaaacacctgaaAAGGgtctacgcgccaattaaatatatattattgttaatatatgtacatatccataCAATATAGCGACAATTTTAAAACCACAACAAAGTTTACATTCGTacggatgttgttgttgtagtggtaTGAGCATAAGCAATTTCCATACATGCACGGGGACTGCTACTACAGgttgaacgatatgaagtgttaccaacttcacactgcttgtatctgtaaaatagctcatgacatcaacgtcaaaattgttccaatgacagttcaatatattgttcatAAGGCATCAAAaccatttgcgtctcagttttgttgaatttttttttctgtgatggaattcaaacgtaatagtgtgattgcgttatatttggtaggaaaatcacaaccagccattgttcgtgagctcagtcaactcaaagtgaataaaatgtttatctatcgcactataaaacgttacaatgatactggtagcattgcaaaacgctatggggggtggaccaaaaaaaaccgcaacaacgccagaaatggttcggaaagtgaaggctcgacttgaacgaaatccacgtcgaagtggaaaaaaaattgccaaagaactgaaaatattgcaagacagcattcgacgcatattgaaaaatgagctcaaggtcaaggtttacaagttccaaaaagcacacgaacTTTCACcctagcaaaaaaaagttcggtgcgaaagagcgaaggagttgttgcgcttgcacgaacgtggcgaatttcctaacattgtgttttctgatgaaaaaatttcccaattgagcagttcataaacactcaaaacgatagggtttacttgaccgaatgctcatacgagaatttgagcctacgtatggccactcgaagcaatttcccatcgcaagtcatggtttgggccgcagtgaccgctgatggacgctctccaatcgtttttatcgagcctggtgtcaaagtgaatgcgacttattatcgggaaaatgttttagaagctgctttagagacGTGGGCACGCAAACGTTTcgatcgtagaccatggacgttccaacaggactcggcaccgtctcacagagctcgagtgaaccaagaatggttaaaaaatcatgttccacacttcatttcgtccacacaatagttttcgaattcgccagacgtaaatccgatggactattccatctggtccattttggagagcaagttgaggactaaaaaatatgccagtatggatgcgctgaaaaaagcgattatacgagaatgggccaaaatacctcaagatcacagtcgtgcaactcattttttgaccgtttcaaggctatagtcaaggcaaaaggtggtcatatcgagctaaagtgaatatatgttaaaattgtaatcatttttgaacaattttgtctttgaaatcaataaaaataatttcacataaaaaaattatggtgctttgaataggtaacacttcatatcgttcaccctgtaaagTGACAGTCATCGTCCGGACATAAAACTGGGTCGTTTCGgttacgtagaatcgactgtcgtgggGATGCAGTCGTACGGCTCTTTTGTTTTAATAGAAGTAGTCGTTTGTGTCGTTCACTCAGCTGCGTCGGGAATGCTTATAGCCGAGGatttcaatatacatatatctgcaATTTTCAAGTACAGACGCGAGAACTCCGGGGTTATAAAAGcttaaaaactgagattgtgttgatgatatacgaaaacaaaatcaaaacggTACTCGCTCAAGATAATCGCTCGCCTTGGTACTCGCTTTTGTTGTTTCGTTACCTACCGaccaacgactgattggacgaataGGTGAATATCAAGGCGAATTGTATACAGAGgtcgcgtcttttgaaagaccctacACCATATTTTATACTGTTCAGCGCTGTGATAAAATTTGTTACTCCCCATGATATTGGGCCTCTTATATTCGCCAagacttagcaagtggcgaatagatgaagcaactgttacaaatgaacatatgtcggcaacgcgggaagagagctgccttaaattacatgtgctgGTAAGGCAGTGTGGCCTAATGCGCTATAGCCATACTTGCTAACGGCTaatcttactcgataattttgttgcaaatttttcgtctaGTTAATCGAGCACAGAGATAGCGAGCGgaaaagtggcgaatagaagaggcctattagTTTAAGGTCACGCAAATATACTTTCCATCGGGTAACAAAACTGTTATATTTACCGCAACCTTCCCTAAGCAGTCGGGTAGTTATTCCACAAAAAACAATATCGTGTatcaactttattcatataatgCTTTAATGCGATATGGCTGCCAAAATGATTTCTGAAAGGTTGAATTTTATACGAGCGTATCACATTCACTTAAGAGATGATTTGCCTTTGATATTTGCGTGATCGTGAACAAGACTTTATACATATGACCGCCAGTACGGAAGGCCTGacttatttataacttttactTGCACATATTGTGTATCACAATGCGGGCTTCAAACGAAATAGGTCTAAGAAAATTCAGGTTAAATATGTTTGTGGAGGATTGCGGCCTGTTTGAAAGGTCTAATTAAGATAAATTATATACAGGTTATTAGGATGTAGATCGCCTCCGTACGGTGCATCCTGGCTGATGCTAAATAATCTGTGGGCTTCACGGCCTTTTTAAACTTTAACGGTGCTGATCTCTTGGCCTTTTGAATTAACTATTCTGATTTTCGATCTTTGAGCTAGTGGTTGCGGTATTCTGCCATCTAAGTATGTTGGCGTGAAACTTAACATAATGGCTAATGAGCTAATGCCCCGACTGCCCATGTCGCGTAGCAGGCCTCAGAGTATGTTCTAAAATCGTCGCAATTGAGTTGGTAGTGTGGGTACGGCTGAGAGGAAACCCGTCTATGTGTCCGGTCTAGCTCTAAACGTATGCTTCATAAGGGTAAGGGACCATTGAGGGACAGCTACACGCTAAGGGTATTGAATAGCACCTTCGAAGGAGGacccaaaaatttaacaatttataaTAACATGTAGCAGCAGGGACTCGGATTTGACCCCAAAAACCACCGAGCGACTTCGCGTCCTCATATTATCTCGACCCAGCGGGCACCTCCGATGGTCGAAGCGTTTAAGGCCAGTAAAGCGTCAGAATTGACCCAAAAAGCTATACCTGGGGGCACTTTGATGGGAAGTCGATATCGGTTCCTAGCTTAAcgaaatctcagctctcaaattttgtggTTTTCTTACCAGATGTTGTCGACGAGCTATGCATGCGAAGAGACTAGGCATAGGTTCGAGTCCTTCCTGCTCCACCGCTTCTTCCAGCGAGCTAGAATCATATCAGTAGATTTAGATATCTTCATCTTCAGTTCTTTGGTACGCCTGCTAGGTATTATTTCCCATTGAATTTCATTAGCACTTGGAGTGATTGACGCTAATGTAATTCAGCGATCGTTTTGccctaaacaaaaaaataagctgTTCGATCGCTTTTTAGAAAACTGCTGTTTACAAGTGCTgaggtttaattttattttataaattctgttttttttttaaactttacaaTGTAAGGCCTGTATGACACTCTACGCAATGTTCGTTTCTACTCTCAAAAACCAATGACAATCCGAAACCGGTGCGCATCCAAAAAAATGAGAGGatgatagaaaaaaaacttttcaccaAGAAAAAAAGAATGGACCAACAGTTACCTATTCTACTTTTTGTTCTTTCTAATGGAATATTTAATGAAGCGTCATCTACTTTCCTTTTTGATGCTACTCCCTATTGTCTTCCCTTCGCTTTCGATGCTGCCATTAAAAGAATATGTCCACATTAGTTGCCACTTAATTAAAACACAGTTCAGCCacaataaaaactgaaatacgCAAATGatatgaatttattattaaGAGCTTTTTAATTGCATAAATACTACTTAGCACGTCGTTTCGAATCGTTAAGTTAAACGTAAATCAATTTAGTTACAATGAGCAATTTACTTGACTTTGTTGCAGTGTGCATAAAATGTCAGCGTTAAGTTCATTTCAAATCAGTTGAGAGTGAAATGAGATCCGATCAACTTCTTCTTTCAAACTTACTCGACAACTTCAGGCGTTGCAACTActtaaaatgtttcaaaatatattttcacgtTCTCACAGATACTTGCAGCCGTGTAGTGCTCTCAAATATTATAGTCAAATTGTAAGTGGATACTGAGTTTAATACATTTATGAGTTCGAAATATTATTTGTAAGTGTTTACTCGTAGAAGTCATCGAAGGAAGTTAAAGTGCAAGTGCGCCAAGGTGTCGTTGTTGGACGAGAAGAACGTCTGCCGAATGGGAAACCATTTCACTGCTTCCAAGGAATACCATATGCAGTGCCGCCACTAGGGAAATTACGCTTCCAGGTGAGTTTTCATTGTCACATTTTCAGAATGGCCTGAGTTAAGTCCTTACAATAGAACTTTGTATAATGAATCGCCTTAAATGTTACCATACACAATTTTGCTGTTGTGAATTTGTATAATACACAGTTTTGATACTTGCGAAAAAGATTAGGACACAAATAAGttaattttccaagaaattaaaaaatttttttttttttaattacctttACAGTGATGCCTTGAACGTCTGAATCGGTCAAGATTTGGATCAGTTATTCAAGTTACCCTTAAACCTGTCTTTCAGAAAATTCCACGAGAAATCTCCTTAAGTTGATTCCGTGAATATagtttgtaaacatttttaggtataaagggttttccaataacaggtgttaggtgttaaacaggagagatgattaacgattatttatggccggaattggatggtattgatctggacaacgtttattttcatcaagatggcgctacgtgccacacaagcaacgaaaccattgatcttttacaggaaaagtttccggaccgtgttatctctcgaagaggtgatcacaattggccaccgagatcttgtgatttaacaccttgtgacctttttctttagggccacgtgaaagagaaagtctacgccaacagACCAGggccgattcaagacctcaaagatggaattcgtgaggttatcgaggacatagggcagccactttgcaattcggtgatggaaaatttcatggaaaggttattgtcctgtaagcgttgtcgtggtggtcatttgcctgatgttattttccactattaacggtataccttcatctttaaaatgaaataaacatccgatcatttatattaaaaaacagcatttttctttgaatatcaaaataacagctcttattggaaaaccccttatatataatatatttaaattaataattaggattcggatataaaaaataattataaaaaataaaggataataaatttgctttaattttcacatacgtttatatgaagagtgtaacaacataaacaaaaattaggtTAGTAGCAACTccttctcttatcgaaccgcaaaatttattgaactacCTAGTATATACAAC
The sequence above is drawn from the Anastrepha obliqua isolate idAnaObli1 chromosome 4, idAnaObli1_1.0, whole genome shotgun sequence genome and encodes:
- the LOC129245945 gene encoding esterase B1-like → MFQVYAFLHRRCSSLRCYSEKPYKRIIRSVRQGVIAGREDHLSNGMPYYYFRGVPYAVPPLRELRFKSPVSLECFDRPLLDCTHFRDPCPQREAITNKILGTEDCLHLNIYAPAKCTAEPLPVMVWIHGGGFTADTGNKYLPLSLLEEGVIVVTLNYRLGAWGFLCLPEAGIWGNAGLKDQRLALQWVHENIENFNGDPNNVTLFGESAGAVCVQMHMLTSQASKFFHKAIMQSGSANIEWSFQRKPKAKVRHLCELLGCKSKGPKAMLEFLQSPEKVTPEAVLRMSLSLLLPDERRRGPPFPLRPVLEDSSSPDAFISSPVLELMRQRDTLTIPTMIGYNSGEGLTLLRHSMKQMKKVDEDLQRFVPRNISLSAEQPEMKVLTQKVREFYFGGRKITLEHLQSLCNLVTDYHFLIDIHLATELQAIHQPRAPLYAYRFDYTGGRDFYKRFFAFEHLNGACHADELHYLFQLQNDDLNTLEEYDAQITKRLSAMWANFARHGEPTPQNSNVAKELGFTWTPVRDASEGDYSKLDYFIIDRKCSMRQDPDKDRMEFWDEIYRTYPPLDYSKLNGTT